The Clostridiales bacterium DNA window GTATTGTTTCCTTATTTCTAGACAGCCTCTTGATTCGTAACATTCACTATATAATTTTTCCGCCTTATTTTCCGAATTTTTTTATTTTGCTTTGTATACATTTTGAATGCTGCTTATACCGACATCGATATAATAATGTTTTAATATCTCATCATATTTTTTGCCCTGCTTTGCCATGGCGTTTGCTCCCCACTGGCTCATGCCCACTCCATGCCCATAGCCTGTTACAGAAAATGTAACATCATTCTTTCCGAACGAAATATTGAAATTTGATGAATTCAGATTAAAAAGCGTTCTTATTTCCGTCCCTGTGAGTGTTTTTGTACCTACCTTAATATTTTTTACACTTCCACCCTCCGTGCGGCTGAGTATCTTGATCTGTGACTGCAACTTTCCCTTATCAAGTTTTATTTTATATTGCGATGTACGGAATTTATTCACCACATCACTCCTTGAAAATGTCGCTTTGCTTACAAATTTCGGTGCGGATTCCTCATCAGGGCTTACAACACTTCTTAAATACGGATACTGCGTACTGAATACTTCTCCGGAATTCTCAGTTTTGCCGCTGCTTGTTGAAAAAAAGAGAGGATACATTACTGGAGCCGCATCGTATGTTAGTATAAGCCCTTTTGTAGCGTTAACCGCTTCGGTTATCTTCTGCCAGTACTTAGGCGCATCAACTCCCCAGCTCTTAAACCTGTTTTCCTTGGATATCCATGCCTGGCAGTGATGAGAATCTGTGCATATATCCGTACCCGGATGGTTTGAGCAGCCTTTTCCCCCAAACTGCAGCATCCTCGTTACCACATAAGTACGGGCAGCAACTGCCTGTGCCTTTAAAGCCTCTGCTTCAAACCCCACAGGCTCCTCAGCGCAAACAACGCCTCTTATATACTCCTCAAGATCCATCTCAACAGCTTTTTTGGCGCTGACATCAAATACCTTTATTTTAATTCCGCCCGATAATGAATCATTGCTTATCGGACTTCCACTTCTTGAGGCGAGCTTTTGGTCCTTTTCAAACGTACTCACTCCACCCGGGTTCGCAATAAATTTAAATGCCGAACCCTGTCCAACACCGTTTAATATTATGAGAGGTATGGCTATGACTACAATACAAATGATCAATATACAATATCCTATATTTTTCATATAATTCCTCCTTGGTTTGGTGCTTTTGGATTCAATTCCACAAAACGAACAAATCAATAACAACTGCCCTTGGCTTATGCGGACGTATAAAGATAATTTGGAGAATATTATGGAAAGAGCAATTAGCGGTAGGTCTTAAGAGTCTGTTAACGCATGTTCGGGATAAGCAGAATCAATGTTTGAGCTAAGATAAGTTTTGATTCTGCCCAAAACGAGTTTACAGACTCTAAAGGCTGTGAGCTTAGCGATTGGAATAATATTCTTCAAATACAAAATATGCACCCGGCTTATGCTTCGGGCTTAAAAAATATAAATTTTTCGCTTGTTAAAATATATTAATCATTTTTTGCGCATAGAACTATTTAATTTTAATCGATGTAAAAATACTTCCAAAAAATTGAGGCAGCTATGCAATGAATAAATATTTCATTGCACAGCTGCCTCAATTTTAATAATCAAATCAATTTATTATTCCTCTATCCTCTGTATGTCGGCTCCTATTTTTTTGAGCTTTTTTTCAATATTTACATAGCCCCTGTCTATGTGGTATACATCACTTATTTCTGTAGTCCCCTCGGCTGCCATGCCTGCAAGTATCAATGCAGCTCCGGCCCGAAGATCGGTAGCCTTCACTTTGGCGCCAGTCAGCCTTTTCGTGCCCTCTATAACGGCGCTCCTTCCGTCTATTTTTATATTCGCACCCATCCTTTTAAGTTCACTGACATGCATAAACCTGTTTTCAAAAACCGTTTCGGTAATCATGCTCGTTCCCTTTGCAATGCTCATAAGCGACATTACAGGAGCCTGAAGATCCGTTGGAAAACCCGGATATGGCAAAGTCTTAACATCAACCGATTGAACCTTCCTGTCGGATACCACCCTTACCTTATTCTGACCTTCCTCTATTTTAATTCCGGCTTCGGATAATTTTGCGATTATGGATTTTACGTGCTCAATTATTACGTTTTCGATAGTTATATCCCCGCCTGTTATGGCTGCTGCGATCATATATGTTCCGGCTTCAATCCTATCGGGTATCACGCAATGCTTTGTGCCTTTTAAATCTTTTACCCCTATTATTTTTATCGTATCCGTACCTGCCCCTATTATATTAGCACCCATGCTGTTCAAGAAATTGGCAAGATCGACAATTTCCGGCTCTTCCGCAGCGTTCTCTATTACCGTCTCACCTTCTGCAAGCACCGCCGACATCAAAATATTCTCCGTCGCTCCAACAGAGGGAAAGTCTAAATAAACCTTGGCACCCTTTAACTTGCTGACGCTTGCTTCAACATAGCCGTGACCTAAGTTTATTTTTGCTCCAAGAGCGCTAAGCCCCTTAAGGTGTAAGTCTATTGGGCGCGTTCCTATATTACATCCTCCAGGAAGGGATATCTTGACACTTCCGGTTCTCGCAAGCAATGGACCCATAACAAGAAATGAAGCTCTCATCTTCCTTACAAGCTCATAAGGAGGTTCACTTGATACTAATTTTTCAGGTTTGATTTTAAGCCTCCCATTGGATATGCTTGTTTCAGCCCCTAATGAATTCAAAACATCGCAAATACAATATACATCGTCCAGTAAAGGTATTTCTTCAAGAATACTTTCTTCGCGGCACAGCAGGGATGAAGCGATTATCGGTAGAACAGAATTCTTTGCAGCGCTTACTTTTATACTCCCTTTTAGATGTTTACCCCCATTTACAACAATTTTTGTCAATTTTAATCCTCCTAACCGGCCTTAATACTCCATATTGATCACAGGAATCCCCAATAGAAAATATGTTCTGTCATTATATGCGCTGTATCTACAAGCCATGTTTATATTTATATTTTTTTTATAACAATTTATAGAATATGGTATTTTATAAGTAAAACCCGTAACGCTGATAATGCTGCCGTCATCGACTGTTTGCAAATTAACAGCGCCGGCATCATTAAATACTCCTTCAATGATTTTCATTTCCTGCTTTTTGTCTATCTTACCGTCAACGTACCCTGTAACGCATACATTGATATCAGGCGCATCCTGCCATTTTTTCAGACATTCGTTAAGCCTTTCCCTAATATCAATAATATTCTTAATCCCCTTTGTTTGTGTTATATCAACTTCTGCAACCGTATTATATTTCCCGGTCGAATTATCAAAAAACGAAGTCGTTTTGACCGTAATATTTCCTTCATATAAGTCCCCACTTATTATAACGTTTTTGGTACTATTATCCAATATATGCTTTTCTTCTTTTATACTGAAAGGCATGTTTTGGGATATATAGTGCGCAGTATCCTTCAAATGGTCAAAATCTCCCTGCTGTGTATTCATATTCACCCATGCATTTATATTGGCGCTCTCAAATTGCAATCCGCTCTTATCAAATGTTTCTTCAATGAACTTATAATCTTTGCTGCTTAAGGAATCTGCCGCCAATCCCATAATTAATACCAAAAATAATACCAGTATCTTCCTCATGATATCCTCCTTAAAAAATGGGAGGAAACAGAAAGTACAAAAGGGGGATCAAAAAATTCTGTTCCCTTTATCCCATTTTTTAAAATTATTGACGCAAGTAATAATTTTATACAATTATTTTTGAAAAGTATGCTATAAACTGCTATAAACTTTCGTAATGCCCATTCGTCGTTCAGAATAATACAATTTATTTATATTAAATTCCAGATTGCGAATTGAACTTAACTTAAATTGTTTATCAATATTTATTATTTATTTTTTTCCTGTTTAATATGCGTGTCCAAAAAATAAAAAAAGTCGCCTATTGGTAAAAATATCCTTTTTCACTAATAGGTGACTTTTTGAACTTTTTATATTTTATTTTCTATACACAAATTCATCAGGTCTTTTGCTGCAAAATCCAAAGTAATAGAGAATCGCCTCTGTTATTCTTTCACAGGCCTTTCCATCCCCGAAAGGATTTTTAGCATTTGCCATAGAATCATATTCCATTTTATCGCTCAATAAAAGTGAAGCCTCTTTGAACACATTTTCTCTTTTTGTACCTATCACCTTTAACGTTCCGGCCTCGACAGCCTCAGGCCTTTCAGTAACATCCCTGAGCACGAGGACAGGCTTTCCAAGGTGCGGCGCCTCTTCCTGTATGCCTCCGGAATCCGTCATAACCATGAATGATCTGTCCATAAGATTATGCGTCTCAATTATGTCAAGCGGAGGAAGCAGGTGGATCCTTTCCACTCCATTCAATATGCTGTATACTTCATCGTGTACGACAGGATTTAGATGAACGAGATAGACAAGTTCCACATCCTTGTATGCACCAACGATATCCTTGAAAGCCATGCAAATATCCTGCAACGGTTTTCCCCAGTTTTCCCGCCTGTGGGCCGTAATAAATATAACCCTTTTGGAATTAAAATCGATTTTATTCAATTCTTCATTTTTAAATTTATAATTCTTACGGACAGTAGAAGCCATCGCATCTATTACAGTATTTCCCGTAACATATATGTTCTCAGGTTTCACACCTTCATTTAAAAGATTTCTTTTAGCTGTAGACGTAGGTGCAAAATGTATATCAGCTATGCTACCTGTAAGCCTTCTATTCATCTCTTCGGGATAAGGAAAATACTTGTTAAACGTCCTTAGCCCTGCTTCTACATGCCCTACTTTGACTTTATTATAAAATGCTGCCAGACTTCCTGCAAAAGTTGTCGTAGTATCGCCATGTACGAGAACAATATCCGGAATTTCACTTCGAATAACCTTCTCCAAACCTTGAAGCGCCCGTGAAGTAATATCTGCAAGGGATTGCTTCTCCCTCATTATATTGAGGTCATAATCAGGAACTATATTAAATATTTCAAGCACCTGGTCAAGCATTTCCCTGTGCTGTGCCGTTACACAGACTTTTGATATTATCCTGCTGTCGCTTTCCAGTCTTTTAACCAATGGCGCCATTTTAATGGCTTCGGGCCTTGTACCGAAAACTGCCATGACCTTGATTCTTTCCATGATTTATTCAATTACCTTACCTTTCCTTTTTTTTGAGCATTCCTGCCTTTTTTGAAAAAATAAATACAATACAGAGAACTGCAATCAATATAATAAACGATTGTACAGTAGTAAGCTCAGTCGCAAATATGGCAGTTATTCCAAGCAAAGCACTTATAATATACATGACCGTAACTGCCTGTTTCTGACTGAGTCCCATATCCAGAAGCCTGTGATGCAAGTGTCCCTTGTCGCCCTGCATTACCGGTTTTTTGTTTATGCATCTTCTTACTATCGCAATTAGAGTATCATATATCGGAAGCCCAAGTGCCAGTATAGGCACCGTAATTACTATTGCAGCCGCAGACTTTATAGCACCTTCGATTGAAATGGCAGCAAGCATGAATCCTAAAAACTGTGCCCCGGTATCTCCCATGAATATTTTGGCAGGATTAAAGTTGTACGGTATGAAACCAATAGAACTGCCGGCCAATGCTGCCGTAAGCATTGCGGCGGTCATTCTATTATTCAATACGGATACAATAAACAATGTTATGCATGAAATCGCTGCGACACCCGCGGCCAAGCCATCCAGCCCATCGATAAGATTAAAGGCATTTGTAACACCTACGATCCAGAATACTGTCGCCGGTATCGAGAGAAAACCTATATCTGACATCCCTGTGACTCTATCGAAAGGATTTGTAACAAATTTAACAGTTACACCAAAATAGACAAGCACTCCGGACGCAATTATCTGCAAGAGCAGCTTCATTTTTGGGCTTAAAGGTCTTAAATCATCAATCAGGCCCGCTGCAGTAATGACTGTACCTCCCAAAAGCAATCCCGTAATTGTCCTGCTAAACGGTTTGGGCATAAAGATAAGTACAACCACAGTAAAAGCCAAATAGATCGCAAGCCCTCCTATTAGGGGAATCGGAACTTTATGGACTCTCCTGTTATCCTTGGGAACATCCATCGCACCAACTTTAACTGCAAATTTTTTAACAAAAGGAGTAACCGTCAGGCTCACAATTAAAGCAGTACAAAACATTAAAAATTGTTTCCCCATAAGAACACATCCTATTTATAAGAATTTATCTATCTTAATCCCTGATTCCGACAGGAACTTTTTTGAAAGATCATCAGGATAACCGCCTCTGTAAACTATCCTTTTTATATTTGAGGCAATGAGTATCTTTGCGCATATGACACAAGGATATGTTGTCGTATAAATAGTCCCTCCATCTATTTGAATGCCATATTTTGCCGCCTGTATTACGGCATTCTGTTCGGCATGAAGCGCTCTGCAAAGCTCATGCCGTTCACCAGATGGAACACCCATAAGTTCTCTTAAGCAACCGACTTCTGCACAATGCCTTGCTCCTGGAGGTGCTCCGTTATATCCGGTCGTAAGTATCCTGTTATCCTTGACTATAACAGCGCCTACTTGCCTTCTAAGGCAAGTGGAACGGGTCTTTACAAGCTCCGCTATATTCATGAAGTATTCATCCCATGCGGGACGTTTGAGTATCTTATTTTGTTCCAAAGAGTCTGTCACCTGCATCTCCAAGGCCTGGGACTATGTATCCCTGATCATTCAATCTTTCATCTATTGCTGCTGTGAATATTTCAACATCCGGATGCCTTTCGGTCACGTATTTTAACCCCTCCGGGGCAGCAATAAGGCACATAAGCTTTATATTTTTTGCTCCCTTTTTCTTTAAAAGGTCTATGGCATCAGATGAAGAACCGCCTGTCGCAAGCATCGGGTCGGTAACAATTATATCCCTCTCTCCAATATCCGAAGGCAGTTTACAGTAATATTCAACAGGCTTAAGCGTTTCAGGATCCCTGTACATGCCTATATGGCCTACCTTTGCTGCCGGAATCAACTTCAGCATTCCATCGACCATTCCAAGTCCTGCCCTCAATATAGGCACGATGCCAACTTTTTTGCCAGATAACACCTTTGCCTTTGCCTTGCCGATAGGAGTCTCGATTTCAACATCCTCAAGCTGCATGTTCCTTGTAA harbors:
- the spoIID gene encoding stage II sporulation protein D, with translation MKNIGYCILIICIVVIAIPLIILNGVGQGSAFKFIANPGGVSTFEKDQKLASRSGSPISNDSLSGGIKIKVFDVSAKKAVEMDLEEYIRGVVCAEEPVGFEAEALKAQAVAARTYVVTRMLQFGGKGCSNHPGTDICTDSHHCQAWISKENRFKSWGVDAPKYWQKITEAVNATKGLILTYDAAPVMYPLFFSTSSGKTENSGEVFSTQYPYLRSVVSPDEESAPKFVSKATFSRSDVVNKFRTSQYKIKLDKGKLQSQIKILSRTEGGSVKNIKVGTKTLTGTEIRTLFNLNSSNFNISFGKNDVTFSVTGYGHGVGMSQWGANAMAKQGKKYDEILKHYYIDVGISSIQNVYKAK
- the murA gene encoding UDP-N-acetylglucosamine 1-carboxyvinyltransferase, producing MTKIVVNGGKHLKGSIKVSAAKNSVLPIIASSLLCREESILEEIPLLDDVYCICDVLNSLGAETSISNGRLKIKPEKLVSSEPPYELVRKMRASFLVMGPLLARTGSVKISLPGGCNIGTRPIDLHLKGLSALGAKINLGHGYVEASVSKLKGAKVYLDFPSVGATENILMSAVLAEGETVIENAAEEPEIVDLANFLNSMGANIIGAGTDTIKIIGVKDLKGTKHCVIPDRIEAGTYMIAAAITGGDITIENVIIEHVKSIIAKLSEAGIKIEEGQNKVRVVSDRKVQSVDVKTLPYPGFPTDLQAPVMSLMSIAKGTSMITETVFENRFMHVSELKRMGANIKIDGRSAVIEGTKRLTGAKVKATDLRAGAALILAGMAAEGTTEISDVYHIDRGYVNIEKKLKKIGADIQRIEE
- a CDS encoding YwmB family TATA-box binding protein gives rise to the protein MRKILVLFLVLIMGLAADSLSSKDYKFIEETFDKSGLQFESANINAWVNMNTQQGDFDHLKDTAHYISQNMPFSIKEEKHILDNSTKNVIISGDLYEGNITVKTTSFFDNSTGKYNTVAEVDITQTKGIKNIIDIRERLNECLKKWQDAPDINVCVTGYVDGKIDKKQEMKIIEGVFNDAGAVNLQTVDDGSIISVTGFTYKIPYSINCYKKNININMACRYSAYNDRTYFLLGIPVINMEY
- the wecB gene encoding UDP-N-acetylglucosamine 2-epimerase (non-hydrolyzing) produces the protein MERIKVMAVFGTRPEAIKMAPLVKRLESDSRIISKVCVTAQHREMLDQVLEIFNIVPDYDLNIMREKQSLADITSRALQGLEKVIRSEIPDIVLVHGDTTTTFAGSLAAFYNKVKVGHVEAGLRTFNKYFPYPEEMNRRLTGSIADIHFAPTSTAKRNLLNEGVKPENIYVTGNTVIDAMASTVRKNYKFKNEELNKIDFNSKRVIFITAHRRENWGKPLQDICMAFKDIVGAYKDVELVYLVHLNPVVHDEVYSILNGVERIHLLPPLDIIETHNLMDRSFMVMTDSGGIQEEAPHLGKPVLVLRDVTERPEAVEAGTLKVIGTKRENVFKEASLLLSDKMEYDSMANAKNPFGDGKACERITEAILYYFGFCSKRPDEFVYRK
- a CDS encoding MraY family glycosyltransferase, whose protein sequence is MGKQFLMFCTALIVSLTVTPFVKKFAVKVGAMDVPKDNRRVHKVPIPLIGGLAIYLAFTVVVLIFMPKPFSRTITGLLLGGTVITAAGLIDDLRPLSPKMKLLLQIIASGVLVYFGVTVKFVTNPFDRVTGMSDIGFLSIPATVFWIVGVTNAFNLIDGLDGLAAGVAAISCITLFIVSVLNNRMTAAMLTAALAGSSIGFIPYNFNPAKIFMGDTGAQFLGFMLAAISIEGAIKSAAAIVITVPILALGLPIYDTLIAIVRRCINKKPVMQGDKGHLHHRLLDMGLSQKQAVTVMYIISALLGITAIFATELTTVQSFIILIAVLCIVFIFSKKAGMLKKKER
- a CDS encoding cytidine/deoxycytidylate deaminase family protein → MEQNKILKRPAWDEYFMNIAELVKTRSTCLRRQVGAVIVKDNRILTTGYNGAPPGARHCAEVGCLRELMGVPSGERHELCRALHAEQNAVIQAAKYGIQIDGGTIYTTTYPCVICAKILIASNIKRIVYRGGYPDDLSKKFLSESGIKIDKFL
- the upp gene encoding uracil phosphoribosyltransferase; protein product: MKNVTLIDHPLIQHKLSLIRNKDTGSKDFRDLVEEVAMLMCYEVTRNMQLEDVEIETPIGKAKAKVLSGKKVGIVPILRAGLGMVDGMLKLIPAAKVGHIGMYRDPETLKPVEYYCKLPSDIGERDIIVTDPMLATGGSSSDAIDLLKKKGAKNIKLMCLIAAPEGLKYVTERHPDVEIFTAAIDERLNDQGYIVPGLGDAGDRLFGTK